DNA from Pajaroellobacter abortibovis:
TTTTGCTCTTTATCCAGATGATAGACCATCAGTTCTTTCACTGTGGTTTGCCATATCAATCTGATTTTGATAGAATGACCACTTTCGATGGATTCATTTGCCACCAAGAGCAATTAAATACAGAACTTGTAGATGAGATAGAAGCTGGAAAGCTTCACTGCTTGGATAAAATTCCTCGCTTATTTGTATCTGTACAATGGGAATATCTCCTATATTGGTCCTGACGTTCTGTTGCCTGCTGCAAGCGCTTCACGTCCTTAGGATAGGCTATCGTACAAGAGGAGACCAAGCATAGTTTACCTTTTTAGGGGCGCTAGCCATACTGAGCAACATCATAATCCCTCTTTCACTGATATTGGTGCTTAATATATCGAGATACCGAATATTGAGCTTATCAATTGTTCGACAATCCCTTCATGCAGATCTTTCCGATCCCGCAGTTGCACCTCACTAATAGAAATAAATGGGTATTGTTCCTGTCTCGCCTGCGCCTGACTGAGATTTTTTCAACTGGGTTCTGGCGGTTCCTCTCATAAATCTAAAAGACGCCACGTATAGTGAAATGAAAGTATTTTATTGTTCAAGATTGTCTGCACAAGAGCATATACCACTTATCCACCAACCCTCTTTTGATGAGCTCTTCTGCGCAGCTGTCTACGTTCAGAAGGATCCTCGCTTGCAGCTCTCTAGGAAGATCACACCAGCTAGCCTTCTTCTCTGCTTATCTTTCGTGTTCTTCCCGAGTTCCTAGCATGGATGACCGAACTGAACGAATCGCCTCCCCCCTCTGCCCCTACTTTCAGAGCATTACCTTCCTCTACCATTAGACTCCCCCTAATGCTCCACCCCTATTTTCCACATTTATATCCAATACCTCCTCCTAAAAGGTTAAACAACAAAATCAAATATCAAATTTCCGTACTGCTCATAGAATACCACCCACACATAGCAAAATACACCTTCTAAACAAGAACACATATTTTGATTGACAGAGGTCTCACAGACATTTTAGCTTATTTGTTGATTGAATCCGGCGCTGATTTGCTTCACTTGCGGGCGCATCTTCAAATACAGCTAAGTTAAGGTCTTCTTCAGTGATTCTACTTCAACATCTCGTTAAAGCCTACAAACAGGCAAAAAGTCCTGTGTTTGCTATTAACAATATTCAACTGACCATCCCGCCCAGCGTAATCTTTGGAATTGTAGGCTATAGCGGAGCAGGGAAAAGCACATTGCTGCGCTGTATTAATCTACTGGAACGTCCAGACAGTGGTAGTGTCCAATTCGATGGTCAAGAGCTTACACATATGAACCCCATCCAACTGCGTGAAGTTCGTTACAAAATAGGGATGATTTTCCAACATCTCAATTTGTTCTCGAGACGAACGGCCTACAACAATGTAGCCTTACCCCTAGAGTTCCTTAATTGCCCTAAAAAAGCCATTGCAGAACGAGTCACAGACGTACTTGAGCTGGTAGGTTTATCTCATAAAAAAGATAGCTATCCTCACCAACTGAGCGGAGGAGAAAAGCAACGGGTCGCTATCGCCCGCGCGCTGGTAAGTAAACCAAAAGTACTCCTGTGTGACGAGGCCACTTCAGCGCTCGATCCTTCCACTAAATCCTCTATCCTCGAATTGCTCTACACCATCAACCAGCAATTAAAGGTCACCATCGTACTGATTACTCACGAGCTTGAAGTCGTTAAAAACATCTGTCACCTTCTCGCTGTGATGGAACAGGGGAAGATCGTCGAAGAGGGCCCTCCTCTTGATCTCTTCCTCCGCCCCAAAAGTGACTACTCGCGGCACGTTTTTCGGGCCTTTTCCCTTGCCAATCTCCCCGATAGTTTACGCCACCAGATGATCCAAGAACCCACTGCCTCTTCAAGCGCTCCTATACTCCGTCTGATTTACGAAAATCAAGCAGGCCACCATGTCCTCTGGGATCTGATCAAGAGTCTTCATTTTCCTGTGAATATCGTCCACACTCACACGGAATCGATGGGGGATCGCAGCGTCTGCATGACGGTAGTTGCACTTCCTACTCTAGAACAAGCCCTTCCAAGGGCCCTATCTCTCTTCACGGAACACGGACTTAACCCAGAGATACTCGGCTATGTCTCCTGATATCATCCACCTTGTAGCGAATGCCCTCTTGGAAACTATCTTGATGGTAGTCGGGGGAGGGCTGATCGGTATGTTATTTGGTATCCCACTAGGAATCCTCCTCTTCACCACACGACCTTCAGGAGCATGGCCGCATAAGTATATTTCAATGGTTCTCGGAGCAGTGGTCAATGCAGGCCGCTCCTGCCCTTTCCTGATCCTCATGGTCGCTATCCTCCCGCTCACACGCTTCCTGACCGGAAGTTCCATTGGGACAGCAGCTGCTATCGTCCCGTTGGGGATCAGCGCTATCCCTTTTGTCGGACGAATCGTAGAAGGAGCGTTGACAGAAACTGCCCCTGGACTGATTGAAGCAGCCCTGTCCATGGGAGCCTCCCCCTCTCAAGTAGTGTTCAAAGTACTTTTGCCTGAAAGCCTCCCACGGATTTCCCATGGCATCACGGTTATGTTGGTGAGCCTTGTAGGATCCTCTGCTATGGCAGGCGCATTGGGGGGAGGGGGCCTTGGGGATCTCGCCATACGGTATGGATACCAGCGATTCAATACGCCGCTCATGATCATTACAGTAATCATTCTCATCTGCTTCGTGCAGTTGATCCAGATCGTTGGGGACTGGACCTCCCACACACTCGATCATCGAGGATGACCTCCCTTTTCTACCACTTGTTTTCATGTTTTCCTCTCACTTATCAATCCTTTTTCTCTATTAAAAGACTTTATTAAAAGATTAAGCGACAGGAGATATTTATGCGATTATGGCCCCTTTCTATTTTCCTTCTTTCCCTGATCCCAGCATGGACAGGTTGTCGCAAAATGGGGTGCCTTTCTCGTCAAGAAGACTCGGCTTTAAAGGTAGGGGTCATGGAAGGTCCTGAAACTGAAGTCATGGAGATTGTCCAGCAGATCGCACGCACACAGCATCAGCTCGAAATTAAGATCGTCCCGTTTACCGACTATACTCTCCCGAACGCCGCGCTTGCAGATCAAAGCATCGATGTGAATATTTTCCAACACGAGCCCTACCTCCAAGAAGCCATTACAGCCCTGCACTATCCCATCACTGCGGTCGCCAAAACATTCATCTATCCCATGGGCATCTATTCCCGCAAGATCTCCCACCTGCCTGAACTTCACCCAAACGCAACCGTCGCGATTCCCAATGATCCAAGCAATAGCGCACGAGCTCTTCTTCTCTTGCAAAAGGCAGGACTGGTCCGACTAAAAGGGGACTTGTCCCTTCGGGTAACCCTGACTGACATCCTCGAGAATCCCTTCCATCTGCGCATCCGAGAGCTAGACACCGCAACTTTACCTCGCGTGCTCGAAGACAGCACCTTGGTTGTCATTAATACCAACTATGCGATTCTCGCAAACCTCTATCCGACACAAGATGCACTGTTCATCGAAGATAAAGAATCCCCCTATGCGAACCTCATCGTGGTACGGACAGATCGTCAGACAGATCCCCGCATCGCTCTTCTGATCCAGAGCTTCCACTCCCCCGAAGTAGTCCAAGCCGCTGAACGGATCTTTGCAGGTCTAGCTATCCCAGCCTGGTAATCTACAAAACAAGGAAAGAGCATCATCCTGAGCATCAAAGCTATCTTCTTCGGAACCCCTGCGTTCGCGGTCCCCTCTTTGCAAGCACTCTGCTCCGTTGCGGAAGTGCTAGCAGTTGTCTGCCAACCTGACAAACCAGCTGGTCGCGGAAGACACCTCACCATACCTGCTGTAAAGTCCTTTGCCCTCGAGCTAGGATTACCTGTCATCCAACCGACTTCTATCCGGACGGAAGGCTGGATGGACTGGTTCGAAAGCCTCCAGCTCGATGTCGCTCTCATCGTTGCTTACGGAAAACTGCTTCCCAAAAGAATCTTGGACGCACCTCGTTTCGGATGCGTCAACGTGCACGCCTCTCTTCTCCCCAAATACCGAGGAGCTGCACCGATCCCGTGGTCCATCCTGAAAGGGGAACATGTCACAGGAATCACCCTGATGAAATTAGACGAAGGAACTGACACAGGGGACATTATTACCAGCGTCTCCACTCCAATCGGCGCTGAAGAGACAGCTGGAGAACTGACACAGCGCCTAGCCCTCGTGGGTGCAGATGCTGTTAGACGAGATCTCCCTTCCTACTTAGCCGGCCACCTTCCTCTGCACCCGCAATGCCATGAAGAAGCCACCCTCTCCCCTCCCCTCCGAAAAGAGCAAGGGGCGATCCAATGGGAAAGTGCAGCCACTTCCATTCACCAACACGTACGCGCGTTTAACCCATGGCCGGGGGCCTACACCTTCCTGCAAGGTAGACGGATCAAAATTCATGCAGTCCGTCCATTGATCCCCATGTCCCCCATCCAGGAACCCCCTGGCACTGTTATCCTTGCAGACAAATCACACCTCATCGTGGCTTGTGGAAACCACGGCGCAGTTGAAATCCTCACAATCCAATCCGACGGCGGAAAACCAATGCAAGGAACAGCATTCGTCAGAGGGCGAGGAACACAAACGGGGGACATCTTCTATTCTTAAAAAGAGACACTTACCCCATCTCTCCTTGCACTGCCTTTCCACTGCATCGAGCTAACTACACAGTCTCCCGATCACTTCTCGAACGAAATGACTTCCTCCACACCCAACTGCCCACCACAGCTACAAGAGACAAGAAGCTAGTCCCTGCGCTTGTAGACAAGCTTCCGCAGGTCATCGAGCATCCAGCCCCCACAGGCATAGTCGTTCGCGGATTAGGATCTGATACCCCATTGATTGCATTCGGATCGGAGGAAGGTGCTCCTACGATGTCTTCGATGTCATCCTGATCATTCAAAGGACTTTCCCCTTTTCCATGGTTTCTTCCTATACTAGGGCTCACAGGATGAGTTCTTCCATGGCTCACAGGATAAGGCCTCCCACCCTCGATCGAATCAGAGCTCCCATTGGAATTGGGACCACCCTCGACTTCACCAGATTGATCCCCCTCTGATGTATGCTCCTCAGGTACCTCCCCATTCCCTCGGCCATTTGGACCAGAGGAAAATCCAGGATGACCAGGTTGAGGCAGCAAAATGCAATTAGATGACTGATGCTTTGCAATTGCCTCCAGCGTATCTTGAATAAACTGTTTGTGCAGCGGAACAGGAGCGAGAAAATTAAGCCGAGGTTGAACATAATTTTCTGTGTCTATGCCAAAGGAAGTAACCCCTATCACACACCCTCCTTTTCCTCTGTAATACGCTGGGCCACCGCTATCACCATCACACAACCCGTATCCTACATGAAGTAAAGGACTTTCAAAGTGAGCGTTTGTTCTAATCTTCTGTAACTGGGAAGGCAACTTTCCACTCTCATTAACACCCCACCCATGAATCTCAACTAGATACTGCTGCCCCTCCTGCATCAAAATATAACAAGGAAGGGCGATTTGAACCAAATTGTCTAACGACTGATCTGTTTCAAGAATAGCAAGGTCTGCACCCTCACACACATTGTTGCTCTCAGGATAATAAATGCGCACTCCACGTGCTGCACGACGTAGATTCGCAATCCCTACACCGACAACAATTGTAGAGGGGTCATAATCCTTTCCATAAGTACCGCCTGTTCCATACTTCCTACCTCGAAAACATGCAAAGCTACCTGCTGATATCTCTGCAACACAATGGCGAGCCGTCAAAACCGCTTCAGGGCCAATAAGTGTACCTGTACAGGTATGGTTTGAGGTGAGGCCTAGACGCCGAAGACAAACCGTAGGTTGATGTAGTACATTTTTCCCACCTGCTATAGGCTGAGATGAAACTTGCGCGGAGACATTCTCCTCTCCAGCCTGAAAAGAACAATTAATCAAGCCTAAGCATAAAGGAACATACCATTTCATAAGAATAAGCCCATAAGCTAAACGTTGAAGCAATCTCCCTACCTTAAGACTTACAGAGAGTCGATCTTTCTTTCTAATTCAATAAGAATCAACCGGTGAGACCAATGCAAGAGAACCAAATTAGCGTTATGCAAGCCGAACCATATGATTTAAAAAGGCTTCCTTTTCCTCGACAGACCAGCCAAGGCCTGGTCGATGCGTATGTGTTATCCAACCTGGCTGCTGAAATCCCGCGATTTCTCTTTCTTTCCAAATCCCAAGCCTCTTGTGCTTAGCAAGACCACAAGCAAGAGGAGGGCGGTTCAAAGAAAGCGCGAGCTGACTGGCTGCTGTCAGCGCAACCGGCCCATCCACACAATGAGTAACGACAACTTCAACCCCAAACTGATGAGCTTTTTCAGCGAGCGCACGAGCCATTAACAGCCCCCCCACCAGAGCAGGCTTGAGTACCCAAACACTACAGTTGCCATCTTGCAGAAGAAGAGGCTGCAAGGAAGGATCGACCAGAGACTCATCTGCAGCCCAAGGGACAGAACAGGGCCCCAGCTCCATCAATCCCAAACCCTTCGTAGGCTCTTCGACAAATTGAGGACAAAAGCGGCTATAACTTGAGAGACGCAAGATAGCCTCTGCAGGGGACCACGCACCATTTGCATCCAATCGAAGCGTCCTCTGTCCTCTCATCTGACATAGCCTCTCCTCCAATCGTTCCAGCTCTCGCTCAAGAGATAAGCATTGATGCCCGACTTTCACCTTGAGAGTCCTGATCCCTTGGTTATCTAACCATTCCTTGTTTTGCTCCCATAGCTCCAATGGCTCAGCTAAGTCGAGAACACCGCTCAGTTCTACCTTATCATATCCCCCTCCTCCCAACACAAAGGCGATCGACTCCCCCCGAGCTTGCCCCACCAAATCTAGTAAAGCTGTTTCTAAAGCGAACAAAGCAGATGGTTCCCTTTGAGGAGAAATCCCGAGCGTTGCTATCCAAGCGTTCAAGCGGAAAGAGAGCTCATGCGATCTCCCTTCTTCCTCAAGTGGATAGAGGTGAGTCTGCTGGATCGTACGCAAGCAGGCAAGACAGCTCTCTAATGTATCCGGTGAATAACCAGGAAGGGGGGCTGCCTCACCTATTCCCATCCTTCCAGAATCATCCAGCAGTACAAGAACAACCCCTTCGCGCACTTTCCACCCCCAACGCCAATGGGGTAGAACCTCTGGAAAAGGTTCCTTATAATAAAAAAGGTGAGATGTGTTAATGTGAATCACAAGGCCGTTCCATGGATTTAAAAACCGATCACTCCGAGAGAAAAGCGAGTCTTTTAATCATGATCGCAAGCATCCTCTACAGAACAACAGGCTATCTTGGGGTCCAACTCATGGCACATTACGTCTCCATTCTTCAAGCCCTCTTTTTGGCGCTCATTGTTAGCTGCCATCGTTATTTTGGAATCAGCAAGATCCCTCTTCATCTGATATAACTTCTAAGTGAGCCTGGCTAGCCGCATGTTCGCTAGGCACTCTCTTTCATGCGGTTCCTCGCTCACCTACTTCATTGCTTTACAACGGATAGATACGGAATAGGCATCTGTTTTCTACATACAGAAGAAAACGTCACACTCCACTCAAAAGGGATATGCTTCATCCTGATTTCAGCCCTCTGTTATGCATTTTATCTACCAGCGAGCGAACGAATCACAGCTTATCTTTCTTCACTTGCTTCGACCACAGCAGCCTGTACAGGAAGCGCATTGAGCTGCTTTCTCCTCCTCTGCCTCCAAAAAGAATCTTTTTTCCCTACTTCCATTACTGGCTGGTTCTACATTGGTTCTGGAAGTTTAATTGCAACAGCCACCCCCATCTTTTTGGTCTTGGAAAGGATCAGATAAGTTTCCCCCTTCCGCGCATCCCTTCTTTCCATGCTTAAGCACCTCGCAGCTCTAGGGATTGGAGCCATTGCATTCCACGAACGGCTGATTTCATCCTAATGGATTGCCACTAGCTTTCTCCTCGCCGGAACCCTCTTAACCCAACGCCCCTCCTCGAATCAAAAAAACACCCATGACCGACAAGGATTCTAAGTGAGATCTAACTTAGTGGCAATAGCAGGTTGCTCGCTCAGACTACTCACGCCTTTTGAAGATAGAGAAGAGGCAGGAACAGGCTGGCTAACCAAGTTACGACTGCGAATATGGGCAGGCACTGTATGTAAATCCCAGATCAATCCTATCGCCTCAAGACCCTTTAGCACATAGTAACAGATATCGATTTCCCACCAAAAGAATCCCTGTCGAACAGAACGTTGGTAATAGTGATGGTTGTTATGCCACCCTTCTCCCAACGTGATGATCGCCAGAATCCAACTATTGCGACTGTTATCTGCAGTCTGGTAGCGCTTCTTTCCAATGACATGAGTCAGCGAATTGATACAAAAAGTACCGTGCCACAAGAGTGTTGTAGAAACAAAAAAACCCCAAAGAAGAGCCCACCAGCCCCCCAACAAGAACAAGGTAACCCCAAAAGCGGCAGGCGGGATAGCCCAATAGCGATTGAGCCAACGCAATTCCGGATACTTCATGAGGTCAGGGATTGTGAAGTTGGAAGTTTCCTCGTACTTGGGAGACAGGATCCAGCCTACATGACTCCAAACAAACCCATCCAACAGGACAGAATGAATATCTCCTGGCTTATCGGAATTTTTATGATGGGTTCGATGATGGGAAGCCCACCACAAAACCCCTTTTTGAGAGCTGATCATCGCGAGAAGAGCGAGGACAAATTGAAAGGTCCGGCTAGTCCGAAAGGCTCGGTGAGAAAAATAGCGATGATACCCAGCTGTCACTCCAAACATCCGTACGACATAAAGCGCAATCGCAAATCCTAACCCGGCCCAAGACCAGCCTAGGTACCAAACACCAACAATAGCGATCAGGTGCACAAGGACAAAAGGAAGACAACTAATAAGAGAAACAGAATGGAGGAAAGAAGAATTTCGCATAAAAGCATCTTATGATTTTTTATGTCATAAATCCGTCACAAGATTATCATATTTATCCATCGATTCATTTTCCTTCCACTTCACCGCCTAGCTTTGATGAATCCGCCATGTGCTATCCTGCACACACAGCAACCACAAAAAAGAATTCCCAGACTCGGATTAGAAGAGAAGTTTAACGAGGAGGTAACCAATCCCGAAAGAACTCAGCAAAGAGACAAATCCAGCTTGTTAAAACAGTGGCTTAAAATATCTCTCCCAACTCTGGTTGTGCCCACATGTAATCGAAAGTAATAGAACAGCGAACGTAGGACAATTCGAACACGAAGAATAGCTACTAATCGAGAAGGGAAAAGAGCAATAAGCGCATGAGGGCTAGGCCTAGTGATAACCACACAGGTACAAGCGTGCGAGACTGCCGCCGCTTGGCTACTTTTGCTGCTGCAATGGTACTCCCATCACAAGCAGAGCACAAGCAAAAAGAGAAGGTTGACTGGTTACGATAGCTTGATGAGCCCCTTCAATTGGTCGAGACACCCATGAAAGAAGATATCTCCCGTCCAGGTGATCCCGAAGATGGACACAACTGCTTCCATCACTGACATAAACACCGTACTTTCTCTCATGTCCTCGGGTTTCATTTTACAGACAGCAAAGGACAATGAGCACAGGCACGCTGAGCATGATCATTTCAATGGCTAGAGCCATATTCAATTGCTCACGGAATCCCTTGACAACCCAAGACTGATGCGAAGAAGGGATTAATTCCAACGCCACAACCCCAGCTACACCGATCATGAAAAAGGCGACGGACATCTTTGCATACCCTGTGACTTCAGATTTGACAGCTGATCCTGTTGGCTGAACCAGTCCTTGTACGAGACGATTCTGATACTCAAGGTCATCATTTAATCTTTCCCCATCGATCAAACCGACAAGGCACCAATCATGCAGTCCCGAAAGGTAGGCTGGCCACAATGGCCTGCTGAGAAGCGATAACAGCAATAGAAACAGGCCGCTCGGGTCTCACTCAGGATTGATAGGCCACTTCCACAACGATAGGAAGTAAGGAGAAAAGATCGTAGGGGACAAACAGAATAAGCAATGTGTCCAGTCCATGAGCAAAATGTAAGTAGGTAGGTTACCATCGTAGCGACAAAGGTGATAGCACGCAGATAACGGCGTCAGGAATGCTTCGCAAGACGAGTGAGGTAATCCATTCCCCATGCTATACTGGAGTGCTCCCGCTGCCGTTACAACAGATGCGATCATCAGCATAACATCGATAGGAAAAGAGGTAAGACAATACTCAAGTACAAAAGTTAGAATCAAAAGAGCAAGGCCGCTTATCATCCACAGTGAGATGCCCTTAAATCTAGCCCCTACAATAATGGCTCTAGCGAAAGAGCTAACTTAAAAAAATCATCAGACAACCTTCCTCTGTTAAACAGTGAAACAACTTATGTGAAATACACCAAAATCGTTCTGTTCTCCATTGTACAGATCATAACGAGCGATAAAGTAGATACGGACTGCATCCCTACTATTTCCTATGGTCCATCTTTGCTGAGACCATAGAGAAACTCAAGGCCTAAACAGAAATATGCAACTGACTCAGCCAGAATATTAATAGAAGCACAATCAGCCTTCATCAAATTGCCCATGTGTTCAAAATTGGTGTGCCCTAAAGCTATCCCTCCCAAAAGCAGGGTCTATCGGAGAGGACTATCCCACCACTTTTTTTCGTAAGCCATAATCCCCCCAACGACAGGCAAAGCTACCCCATATCCTATATCATCCACTTCCGCATCAAGACTCTGACCAGCCAGAGAGGAGAGATACCAATCAATCCCCCTTCCAATTAATCCCCGGTAGTAAATCTTATCTTGAGCAAAGACAGGAACTGCACCAGCAATAAAAGTTCCAACCCCTAAAAGTGAAGCGCGCCAAGAAGAAACACGATAGGGAACTTCGCGCATTAAGGTAGGCTACCTGCACATGCCCCCACTTCCTTTGAAACCGAACATTCTATAAAAAATCAGGTAGACGAGGCGAAGGCTCTGGCTTTACCGTTGCCGGACTTAGGAGGGAGAATGTCCTCCCCCCACTATAATAAGATGCTACATCACCGCTCTGGGGCTTTCCACAGAAAAATGCATATGTCCTCCACATCCGATCGGCAAACGATAACGGATCATAGGGCTATGGGTCATGATTGTGCTAGGAACACTATTGAAGTCTGCAATCGGAGTAAACACATTTTCGTTAGCATACACACTCCACTACTGACCCATCTGGAGACCAACATAATCCATATAGACATAGCGGAGGCGAAAAGAAGGGAAAGGGAGTTGATAGAGTCCGCTTTAATATAAGCAATAGCAGGTTGAAGGTCGGACTCTGAGAGAGCCCATGGAAATCGTACCCTGAATTAAAACGGACAGAGAGCCACCCAAACGCAAAGTAGCAAGGCTTACCATCTGGTATCTTCTCCCAGCTTTGATGGTTGATCGGATGGGCATCAAAGATGCCAGCGGAAAGTGCGACGAGCGAAGAAAAAAAAGAGCCTCGTCTTTCCTAAAGAATTCAGCAAAAAAGGCATCTTGTTCATTTAGGTCAACCATGTAAGAAAACTCAGGTATGGTTGACAAACACAAAGAGTTGCTGGCAAAAGAATTAATATGCAACGTTCACGTGTAGGGGTTCTATTCGGTGGACAATCAGCTGAACATGAAATTTCAATCCTTTCCGCAAGGAATATTGTTGCAGCCCTAGACCAAGATCGTTTTGAATCCGTTCTCATTGGAATCAGTAAAGAAGGCCAGTGGCTTCTCGCATCAGAGACTATGCTACTCGGAGCAGGGGGTGTCCTGCGTTTTGCTAGATTGCATAATCACGTCCCGATGATGATTCAACCTCACGCTGCTCATCAAATATTTCTGGTTGAGCAAGAGAAGTACCAAGAGAGACTCGTTTCGGCAATCGATGTCATTTTTCCAGTCCTCCACGGACCCATGGGGGAAGACGGAACAGTTCAGGGATTGCTTGAAATGATCGGTATCCCTTACGTAGGAA
Protein-coding regions in this window:
- the fmt gene encoding methionyl-tRNA formyltransferase: MFFGTPAFAVPSLQALCSVAEVLAVVCQPDKPAGRGRHLTIPAVKSFALELGLPVIQPTSIRTEGWMDWFESLQLDVALIVAYGKLLPKRILDAPRFGCVNVHASLLPKYRGAAPIPWSILKGEHVTGITLMKLDEGTDTGDIITSVSTPIGAEETAGELTQRLALVGADAVRRDLPSYLAGHLPLHPQCHEEATLSPPLRKEQGAIQWESAATSIHQHVRAFNPWPGAYTFLQGRRIKIHAVRPLIPMSPIQEPPGTVILADKSHLIVACGNHGAVEILTIQSDGGKPMQGTAFVRGRGTQTGDIFYS
- a CDS encoding MetQ/NlpA family ABC transporter substrate-binding protein, with the translated sequence MRLWPLSIFLLSLIPAWTGCRKMGCLSRQEDSALKVGVMEGPETEVMEIVQQIARTQHQLEIKIVPFTDYTLPNAALADQSIDVNIFQHEPYLQEAITALHYPITAVAKTFIYPMGIYSRKISHLPELHPNATVAIPNDPSNSARALLLLQKAGLVRLKGDLSLRVTLTDILENPFHLRIRELDTATLPRVLEDSTLVVINTNYAILANLYPTQDALFIEDKESPYANLIVVRTDRQTDPRIALLIQSFHSPEVVQAAERIFAGLAIPAW
- a CDS encoding anaerobic C4-dicarboxylate transporter family protein; its protein translation is MKPEDMRESTVFMSVMEAVVSIFGITWTGDIFFHGCLDQLKGLIKLS
- a CDS encoding methionine ABC transporter permease produces the protein MSPDIIHLVANALLETILMVVGGGLIGMLFGIPLGILLFTTRPSGAWPHKYISMVLGAVVNAGRSCPFLILMVAILPLTRFLTGSSIGTAAAIVPLGISAIPFVGRIVEGALTETAPGLIEAALSMGASPSQVVFKVLLPESLPRISHGITVMLVSLVGSSAMAGALGGGGLGDLAIRYGYQRFNTPLMIITVIILICFVQLIQIVGDWTSHTLDHRG
- a CDS encoding methionine ABC transporter ATP-binding protein, with amino-acid sequence MILLQHLVKAYKQAKSPVFAINNIQLTIPPSVIFGIVGYSGAGKSTLLRCINLLERPDSGSVQFDGQELTHMNPIQLREVRYKIGMIFQHLNLFSRRTAYNNVALPLEFLNCPKKAIAERVTDVLELVGLSHKKDSYPHQLSGGEKQRVAIARALVSKPKVLLCDEATSALDPSTKSSILELLYTINQQLKVTIVLITHELEVVKNICHLLAVMEQGKIVEEGPPLDLFLRPKSDYSRHVFRAFSLANLPDSLRHQMIQEPTASSSAPILRLIYENQAGHHVLWDLIKSLHFPVNIVHTHTESMGDRSVCMTVVALPTLEQALPRALSLFTEHGLNPEILGYVS
- a CDS encoding acyl-CoA desaturase, with protein sequence MRNSSFLHSVSLISCLPFVLVHLIAIVGVWYLGWSWAGLGFAIALYVVRMFGVTAGYHRYFSHRAFRTSRTFQFVLALLAMISSQKGVLWWASHHRTHHKNSDKPGDIHSVLLDGFVWSHVGWILSPKYEETSNFTIPDLMKYPELRWLNRYWAIPPAAFGVTLFLLGGWWALLWGFFVSTTLLWHGTFCINSLTHVIGKKRYQTADNSRNSWILAIITLGEGWHNNHHYYQRSVRQGFFWWEIDICYYVLKGLEAIGLIWDLHTVPAHIRSRNLVSQPVPASSLSSKGVSSLSEQPAIATKLDLT
- a CDS encoding mandelate racemase/muconate lactonizing enzyme family protein, giving the protein MIHINTSHLFYYKEPFPEVLPHWRWGWKVREGVVLVLLDDSGRMGIGEAAPLPGYSPDTLESCLACLRTIQQTHLYPLEEEGRSHELSFRLNAWIATLGISPQREPSALFALETALLDLVGQARGESIAFVLGGGGYDKVELSGVLDLAEPLELWEQNKEWLDNQGIRTLKVKVGHQCLSLERELERLEERLCQMRGQRTLRLDANGAWSPAEAILRLSSYSRFCPQFVEEPTKGLGLMELGPCSVPWAADESLVDPSLQPLLLQDGNCSVWVLKPALVGGLLMARALAEKAHQFGVEVVVTHCVDGPVALTAASQLALSLNRPPLACGLAKHKRLGIWKEREIAGFQQPGWITHTHRPGLGWSVEEKEAFLNHMVRLA
- a CDS encoding trypsin-like serine protease, whose protein sequence is MKWYVPLCLGLINCSFQAGEENVSAQVSSQPIAGGKNVLHQPTVCLRRLGLTSNHTCTGTLIGPEAVLTARHCVAEISAGSFACFRGRKYGTGGTYGKDYDPSTIVVGVGIANLRRAARGVRIYYPESNNVCEGADLAILETDQSLDNLVQIALPCYILMQEGQQYLVEIHGWGVNESGKLPSQLQKIRTNAHFESPLLHVGYGLCDGDSGGPAYYRGKGGCVIGVTSFGIDTENYVQPRLNFLAPVPLHKQFIQDTLEAIAKHQSSNCILLPQPGHPGFSSGPNGRGNGEVPEEHTSEGDQSGEVEGGPNSNGSSDSIEGGRPYPVSHGRTHPVSPSIGRNHGKGESPLNDQDDIEDIVGAPSSDPNAINGVSDPNPRTTMPVGAGCSMTCGSLSTSAGTSFLSLVAVVGSWVWRKSFRSRSDRETV